The DNA window CGCCGGTGCTCCTGCGGGGCCTGCAGGGCTTCCGGGCGCGGTGCTATCGCGGGGGCAAGGCCTCCGCGGTCGTCGCGCTGACTCACCTGCCGCAGCCCGGCCCCCCGTGGCGCGACCTGTTGGTCAATGCGGACTTCGCCCAGGGCCAGACCGCGTGGAAAGCCGTCGTCGCGGCCCCCCTGGAGCCGGGGGCACTCGACTTCTCCACCGGCCCCATCCCCCAACTGGGCACAACCGGAGCGCGGCTGAAGGTCACCGCCAGCGACGGTGTGCCCTACCATGTGCGTCTCACCCAGCCGGTGTCGGTCGCTGCCGGGGCGGGGCTGCAACTGCGGGCCACGCTGGCTGCCGACCGCCCGGCCCGCATACGCATCGGCGTGCAGGAGATCGCGGCGCCACACCGGGTCGTCGGCGTGCGCGTGCTGGACATTGGCCCCACGCCGCAGCGCGTGCTCATGACACCCACCAATGAGCACGGGGACCTGCAGGCCCAGTTCCAGCTTGACCT is part of the bacterium genome and encodes:
- a CDS encoding chitobiase/beta-hexosaminidase C-terminal domain-containing protein, coding for MALNTGATVRFTTDGADPEPDSPVLTAPVLLRGLQGFRARCYRGGKASAVVALTHLPQPGPPWRDLLVNADFAQGQTAWKAVVAAPLEPGALDFSTGPIPQLGTTGARLKVTASDGVPYHVRLTQPVSVAAGAGLQLRATLAADRPARIRIGVQEIAAPHRVVGVRVLDIGPTPQRVLMTPTNEHGDLQAQFQLDLGYCQPETIVWISGIQLRARVLPAP